The genomic DNA GGGGGCGCTCGCGTCGAACACCACGCCCATGCCCGGACGCGGTTCCACGGAGGCGGGCGTGGGCTCGCCCTGGAGCGGCGCGGACACCTGGCCGTGGGGGCCCTCCGGACGCTCCTCGCCGAGGCCAAGCGCTCCCGTCCACGGACGCTCCTCGGGAGTGACGAGCACTTCCTTGCCGGACACGGAGCGCACGCGGCCCAGGTAGAGGCCCCGGTGCTTGGGAAAGCGGCCCTCCACGAGTGTCTGGTGGTCCGAGCCCCCGAGGAATCCGTTCGACACGCCGCGGCTGTAGGTGAGGGACATGTCGGCCAGGTCCCTCGCGAGCTGCGCCTCGTCCGGCTTTCCCGCGACGACGCCATCCACCCACCTTTTATATCCCTGCACGGTGGTGGTGACGTACTGAGGGCCCTTGAGGCGGCCCTCGATCTTCAGGCTGTGGACGCCGATGTCCACCAGCTCGGGCACGGCGCGCACGCCCGCCAGGTCCTTGGGGCTGAGCAGGTAGCGCACGTCGCCGAGGTCGCGCGTCTGCCCATCCACCACCAGGTCATACGGCAGGCGGCAGGACTGGGCGCACTGGCCCCGGTTGGCCGAGCGTCCGCCCCACGCCTCGCTGGTGAGGCACTGGCCGCTCCAGGACATGCAGAGCGCGCCGTGGATGAAGACCTCCAGCTCCATGTCCGACTGGCTGGCCAGCCGGCGGATCTCCGGGGTGGACAGCTCCCGGGGGACGACCACCCGGGTGACGCCCAGGGCCTTGGCGAAGCGGATGCCCTCGGCGCTGGAGACGGTCATCTGCGTGGAGGCGTGCAGCTCCAATTGGGGGCACACGGCGCGCGCGAGCAGGGTGATGGCGGGATCCTGGACGATGAGCGCGTCCACGCCGGCCCGGGCGATGCTCCGCAGCAGCTTCTCCACGCCGGGCAGCTCGGGCTCGAAGATGAGCGTGTTGAGCGTGAGGTAGGCGCGCGCCCCGGCGCGGTGCACCAACGCCATCGTCTCCGCGAGCGTGTCGACGGAGAAGTTGTTGGCGCGGGCACGGGCGTTGAAGCCCTCGTCGAGCCCGAAATAGACGGCGTCCGCGCCGCTGGCGAGCGCGGCGCGCAGGGACTCGAGGTCGCCCGCGGGGGCGAGGATTTCAGGACGGCGGGGAGGCATGGGGCCTCCATAACACGCGAGCCGCGCCGGGTCCGCCCCGCCCGCCTGGAGGGCCGGGGAGCGGACAGCGCTGTCCGGGCTACTCCTCCCCGGCGAGCACCTGCTCGTACTCGGCCTCCAGGGCGGTGTGGAGGGACCAGAACGAGGGAGGCACCTCGCCGTGGAGCCGGTCCTCCAGCAGCGCGAGGTGGGTATGCCAGCCGCCCGCGACACTGATGCGCTCCTGGCGCGCGCCGAGCCGCCGGTGGGTGAGCACGAGCAGCACGTCCTCGCCCCGGGGGCTCAGGTCGAAGGTGACCTCGGAGGCGTCGGGTGCCTCGCCCCAGGTGTAGGCCAGCACGTAGGGCGGCTCGTAGCGGGTGATGCGGCCGGTGAAGGCATGGCCATCCTTCATGTGCTGGTAGCGCTCCGGAACCGGTTCGATCGTCGGGCTGAGGTCGGCGTGGCGGAAGACGTGCTCGATGCGCCCGCCGACCCGGGGCTCCATCGCTCCGGTCGCCAACCACAGGCCGCGCTTCTCCGAGTCCGTGAGATAGCTCCAGATCCGCTCGACGGGACCGGGCAGTAGCCGCTCGAAGCGGACCGTGCCGGGCGCGGGGAAGGCTCCAGGGGCGCCGCGTGTCCGGGCACGGCGCATCAGGACTCCGTCGCGAAGTGGGGATTGAACAGGATCTCCCAGAGATGGCCGTCCGGATCCGTGACGAACCCGCCGTAGCCCCAGTCCCGCTCTTGCGCGGGTCCGGGGACCGTGCCGCCGGCGACGCTCGCCGCCTGGAGCAGTGCGTCGACCTGGCTCCGGTCGGCGGTGAAGAAGCTCAGGATGCACCCCACGGTTCCCTTCGGGGCATCCGTCCGGCCGGCGAGCTTCGTGAACGTCGTGAAATCCGAGCGCAGGGTGAGCACGAGGTAGAGGCCGCCGGGCAGGACCAGGGGGGCGTGGTCGGCGTCCTCGGGCACGTTGTCGGCCGGAAGGCCGAGTCCATCGCGATAGAAGGCGAGGGAGCGCTTCAGGTCATCGACGGGCAGCGTGACACAGTGGATTCGGGTCGGACGGGGGCTCATGCGCTAGCCCTGCACGAGCTGGAGGAGATTGCCGCACGTGTCATCGAGCATGGCGACCGTGGGCCCGCCGGGAATGGCGGTGGGCTCGCGCCGGAACACCACGCCCAGGGCCTTGAGCCGCGTGAACTCGCTCGCGACGTCCTCGACGAAGAACGCGGTGATGGGAATGCCGCCCGTGTAGAGCTCCTTCTGATACGTCGCGGCGAACGCATGGGCCGTGGGCTCGAGCACCACCTCGGCGCCGTCGGGCTCCGAGGGCGAGACGACGGTCAGCCACCGGTAGGGCCCCATGGGGATGTCGTGCTTCTTCAGGAAGCCGAGCTTCTCCGTGTAGAAGGCCAGCGCCTTGGATTGATCATCGACCAGCACACTCACCAGCTTGATCTTCATCGCCTCTTCTTCCTTTCGGTGTTCGTGGGAGTCGCCGCGTCCTCGGCCCGGAGCAGGGCCTCGAGCGTGTCGAGCCGTCCGGCCCAGAAGCGCTCATAGAAGCGCAGCCATTCATTGGCCTCGGCCAATGGGGTGGGGTTGAGCCCACACACGTGCGTGCGTCCCCGGACCTTCCGGCGCACGAGCCTCGCCCGCTCGAGCGTCTTGACGTGCTTGGAGGCCGCCGCCAGCGACATCGCGAAGGGCTCCGCGAGCTCGCCGACGGTGTGCTCCCGCGCGCTCAGGCGACGCAACATCGCCCGCCGCGTCGGGTCGGACAGGGCATGAAACACCTCGTCCAGGGCACTGGAGTCATGCTCAACCATACGGTTGAGGATAGAGCCTCGCCCGTGACTGTCAACCCTTGGGTTGAATCAGACGCTAGACTCGCGCCATGACCTCTCGCTCCCAACTTCATTTCCTGGGTGTGACAGCGGCGCTGCTGGCCGCTCGGCTGTCCCTCGCCGAGACGCCCAAGCCTTCCGTGTCCGGCACTTCCACACAGGCGCCCGCCACGGAAGCGACGCGTTGTACCAAGGGCCTGCGCGTCCGGGTCAAGCCTCCGGAGTTGAAGACGAAAGTGCGCGCCGCCCGGTCGTCGGAGGACTTGAAGGCGTTGCTCGCGCCGCTGGGTATCACCACCGAGTGGATGCGGAACCCCTGCACGCAAGCCCCGTCGGTGGTGCTCGACGTCTTCCAGGCGCGCATCGTGTCGGCGGACACGCGGGACTTCGTGCTCCAGGCGCGGGGAATGGTCTGCGGAGACACGCGCCTGCTCGACGGGGTGGTGCTTCACCCGCTCGAGGAGCCCGACACCTTCTGCGCCATCGACATGCCCTTCCTGCCGGGAATGCCGGACGCCTACCAGGTGCGCACCACCTTTGGCTTCGAGAACCTGACCGACCCGGTGCGTCAGGTCTTCCGGGTCGAGTCCAAGACCTCGGACTCGCGCAACGAGACCGAGTCGCTGGAGTACTGGGAAGCCCACGACGGGGAGTTGCACCTGCTCTTCATCATCCCGACGAAAAACGAGCACATGGGCTTCGTGAACAGCGTGTCCTCGGCGAAGGTCACCGTGGGAGGCAGCGGCTTTCCACGGGAACTGCTCATCGAGGAGTCGGTCCGGGATTGTGGCCGCTTCATCGATCTGCCCTCGGGAGAGCGTGCGCTGACGCATGGCTGCACCGAGGCCACCAACGAGGCGCGCTGGTGCTTCCAACGCGCACCGTCGGGCGGCGCGGGCGGGTATCGGGTGTGCCCGCCGTCGCCCTGATGCGTCCGCCTCTTCTGGCGCCCTGTCCGAGTTTTAACAGTAATACGTGTAAATCAAGATGGCGGCTGTTAGGGTCGGTGCCTCATTCACGGAGATGCCCGCCGGTGCGGGCGGAGGAGACACCTTCATGCGGAATCAACGATTGGTGAATGGAGTGGGTCGGAGCACGCTCGCGGCGGCCGGGTTGATGGCGATCGCGGCGCTGCTGCATCCGGCGGGGGCGTCGGCGGAAGGCAGCTCGCCTTGCCCCTGGGCGAACACGCTCTGCCTGTTCGAGGGAGAGAACTTCACGGGCGCGGTCTTCAATGTGCGGGCGCTCAATCCCAGCACGGGCACCTGCGTCAACCTGCCGGAGCATGGCTGGGAAGGACGGGCCCATTCGGCCATCAACACGAACAGCGACGTCGCGTCCATGTTCCTGAACGAGGACTGCATCGGGGGGCCGGCGCCCATCCACGGCCATGAGTCGCTGAGTTCCCTGGGGTTCACGCCCAAGAGCGTCTGGGTCTACTGACCCGAGGGGAACGCCGGCCCTCGCCCCCAAGTGAGGCGACGGGCCGGTGGACGTCACACGGGATGGTGCTCGCGCACGAAGGCCTCCAGCCGATCGAAGGCGGCGGTGAGGACTTCCTCCTGGGGCAAGAACACCACGCGGAAGTGCTGGGTCCCTTCCTTCTGTCCGAAGCCACTGCCGTGCACGAACAGCACTCCCGTCTCGCGCAGCAGGGACAGCACGAAGGCCTCGTCCGAGACCACGCCGGGCAGCCGCAGGCGCGGCATGGCGTAGAAGGCCGAGGCGGGCTCCTGCATGGACAGGCCCGGAATGGCGTTGATCCGCCGCACCGTCAAATCCCGGCGCACGCGCAGCCGCGCCATCATCTCCTGGATGTGCTCCTGGGGGCCATCCAGCGCGGGCGCGATGGCGTACTGCTGGGGCCCGGGTGAGCACAGCCGCGCGTCCGCCAGCCGGAGCACCGCCGCGCGCAACTCCGGCATCAGGTGCGCGTTGTTGAAGACGAGCCACCCCACGCGCCAGCCGCAGGCGAGGTACGCCTTGGTCAGGCCATTGAAGGTGATGATGGGCACGTCCGTGGCGAGCGCCGCGGTGGGCACGTGGGCCTTGTCGTAGATGAGCTTTTCGTAGATTTCATCCGACAGGATGACCAGGCCCCGCCGCCGGGCGATCTCCACCAACCCCTCCAGCACCTCGCGGCTCAGCACGGCGCCCGTGGGGTTGTTGGGGTTGCACAGCAGGATGGCGCGCGTGTCGGGCGTGCACAGCCGGTCGATCTCCTCCAGGTCCAACGACCAGCCTCGATCCTCGTCGAGCGTGTAGGGCACGCCCACGGTGTTGAGCTTGGCCATCAGCGCGCCATAGAGCGGATAGCCAGGGCAGGGCAGCAGCACGCGCTCGCCGGGCTCCAGGAGCGCCGTGAGCGCCAGCTCCAGGGCCTCGCTCGCACCGGAGGTGACCACCACGTCCTCGGGGCTGACGTTGGGAATCCCCTTCTCCGTGCACTCGCGGGCGATGGCCTCGCGCGCCGTCAGGATGCCCGCCGAGGGGGCGTAGCCGTTGTGTCCGTCCCGCAGCGCCCGGCTCACCGCCTCGATGAG from Melittangium boletus DSM 14713 includes the following:
- a CDS encoding VOC family protein, which codes for MSPRPTRIHCVTLPVDDLKRSLAFYRDGLGLPADNVPEDADHAPLVLPGGLYLVLTLRSDFTTFTKLAGRTDAPKGTVGCILSFFTADRSQVDALLQAASVAGGTVPGPAQERDWGYGGFVTDPDGHLWEILFNPHFATES
- a CDS encoding VOC family protein gives rise to the protein MKIKLVSVLVDDQSKALAFYTEKLGFLKKHDIPMGPYRWLTVVSPSEPDGAEVVLEPTAHAFAATYQKELYTGGIPITAFFVEDVASEFTRLKALGVVFRREPTAIPGGPTVAMLDDTCGNLLQLVQG
- a CDS encoding ArsR/SmtB family transcription factor, with the protein product MVEHDSSALDEVFHALSDPTRRAMLRRLSAREHTVGELAEPFAMSLAAASKHVKTLERARLVRRKVRGRTHVCGLNPTPLAEANEWLRFYERFWAGRLDTLEALLRAEDAATPTNTERKKRR
- a CDS encoding peptidase inhibitor family I36 protein, which codes for MRNQRLVNGVGRSTLAAAGLMAIAALLHPAGASAEGSSPCPWANTLCLFEGENFTGAVFNVRALNPSTGTCVNLPEHGWEGRAHSAINTNSDVASMFLNEDCIGGPAPIHGHESLSSLGFTPKSVWVY
- a CDS encoding SRPBCC family protein, which gives rise to MRRARTRGAPGAFPAPGTVRFERLLPGPVERIWSYLTDSEKRGLWLATGAMEPRVGGRIEHVFRHADLSPTIEPVPERYQHMKDGHAFTGRITRYEPPYVLAYTWGEAPDASEVTFDLSPRGEDVLLVLTHRRLGARQERISVAGGWHTHLALLEDRLHGEVPPSFWSLHTALEAEYEQVLAGEE
- a CDS encoding aminotransferase class I/II-fold pyridoxal phosphate-dependent enzyme encodes the protein MVRPARHIENVRYAIRNVVAEAHRLETQGRRILYLNIGDPLKFDFQTPPHLIEAVSRALRDGHNGYAPSAGILTAREAIARECTEKGIPNVSPEDVVVTSGASEALELALTALLEPGERVLLPCPGYPLYGALMAKLNTVGVPYTLDEDRGWSLDLEEIDRLCTPDTRAILLCNPNNPTGAVLSREVLEGLVEIARRRGLVILSDEIYEKLIYDKAHVPTAALATDVPIITFNGLTKAYLACGWRVGWLVFNNAHLMPELRAAVLRLADARLCSPGPQQYAIAPALDGPQEHIQEMMARLRVRRDLTVRRINAIPGLSMQEPASAFYAMPRLRLPGVVSDEAFVLSLLRETGVLFVHGSGFGQKEGTQHFRVVFLPQEEVLTAAFDRLEAFVREHHPV